One stretch of Pedobacter riviphilus DNA includes these proteins:
- the rimO gene encoding 30S ribosomal protein S12 methylthiotransferase RimO, translating to MNTKIVRSKSAVKQPKINVITLGCSKNIYDSEVLMGQLRGNNLNVVHESDKMGKDDIVVINTCGFIDNAKQESIDTILQFSELKEAGKIGKVVVTGCLSERYKPELESEITNVDAFFGTNDLQNILHELGANYKHELIGERLLTTPSHFAYFKIAEGCNRPCSFCAIPLMRGKHLSKPMEELVNEAKILAKNGTKELILIAQDLTYYGLDLYGVRKLDELMRRLSDVPGIEWIRLQYAYPSGFPMEILDAMNERDNICKYLDMPLQHITDNMLKSMRRGTTKQKTIDLVNQIRDKVPNIAMRTTLICGYPGETERDFEEMKEWVAETKFDRLGCFTYSHEEKTHAHTLVDDIPEEVKQQRVDDIMEIQQGISFDINQEKVGKTFKVLVDKKEGDFFVGRTEFDSPEVDNEVLIDAATGYAANGSFVNVKIDRAEDFDLYGTIV from the coding sequence ATGAATACCAAAATAGTAAGAAGTAAAAGCGCAGTTAAACAACCAAAAATTAATGTAATTACATTAGGTTGTTCAAAAAACATTTACGATTCGGAAGTGTTGATGGGGCAGTTGCGTGGCAACAATTTGAATGTTGTGCACGAATCAGACAAGATGGGCAAAGATGATATCGTGGTAATCAATACCTGCGGTTTTATTGATAATGCTAAACAAGAATCAATTGATACCATTCTACAGTTCAGCGAGCTGAAAGAAGCTGGTAAAATTGGTAAAGTGGTGGTTACAGGCTGCCTTTCTGAACGCTATAAACCAGAACTGGAATCAGAAATTACCAATGTAGATGCCTTTTTTGGCACCAACGATCTGCAGAATATATTACATGAGCTGGGTGCCAATTACAAGCACGAGCTTATCGGCGAGCGCTTGCTAACCACTCCTTCTCATTTTGCCTATTTCAAAATTGCTGAAGGCTGTAACCGTCCCTGCTCTTTCTGTGCCATCCCTTTAATGCGTGGCAAACACTTGAGCAAACCAATGGAAGAATTGGTTAACGAAGCTAAAATATTGGCCAAAAACGGCACTAAGGAGTTGATTTTAATTGCACAGGACCTTACCTATTATGGTTTAGACCTTTATGGTGTGCGTAAACTCGATGAGTTGATGCGTCGCCTGTCAGATGTTCCGGGAATTGAATGGATCCGTCTGCAGTATGCCTACCCTTCTGGTTTCCCGATGGAAATTTTGGACGCTATGAACGAACGCGACAACATCTGCAAATATCTGGATATGCCATTACAGCACATTACCGATAACATGCTAAAATCGATGCGCCGTGGCACAACCAAACAAAAAACCATCGATTTAGTTAACCAGATTAGGGATAAGGTACCCAACATTGCCATGCGCACCACCCTAATATGCGGATATCCAGGCGAAACAGAACGCGATTTTGAAGAAATGAAGGAATGGGTTGCCGAAACCAAATTCGATCGTTTAGGCTGCTTTACCTATTCGCACGAAGAAAAAACGCACGCACATACTTTAGTTGATGATATCCCCGAAGAAGTTAAGCAACAACGTGTGGATGATATTATGGAAATACAACAAGGCATATCATTTGATATTAACCAGGAAAAAGTAGGCAAAACCTTCAAAGTACTGGTTGATAAAAAAGAAGGCGATTTCTTTGTAGGCAGAACCGAGTTTGATTCGCCTGAAGTTGATAACGAAGTTTTAATCGACGCTGCAACAGGTTATGCCGCCAATGGAAGTTTTGTTAATGTGAAGATAGACAGGGCTGAAGATTTCGATTTATACGGAACTATAGTTTAA
- a CDS encoding NAD(P)H-dependent glycerol-3-phosphate dehydrogenase, translating into MVPKIAMIGGGSWATAIVKMLADNLAEKEIFWWMRNEAAIEHIKKFRHNPNYISSVEIKLDEDDHISSDINSIIKSADFVILNVPAAFLKTTLSSITPEDLKGKKIVSAIKGIVPEDNLIIGEFMHEKYDIPYHDILVVSGPCHAEEVALEKLSYLTIACTNVEQASTFASFLNTRYIKTNVSDDIFGTEYAAVLKNIYAVASGICHGIGYGDNFQAVLISNAIREIKRFVDIVHPITRDIMESAYLGDLLVTAYSQFSRNRTFGNMVGKGYTVKSAQLEMNMIAEGYYAVKCMHIKNQAYNVDMPICKAVHSIIYENRSPHIEMKLLAEKLN; encoded by the coding sequence ATGGTACCTAAAATAGCAATGATAGGGGGCGGGAGCTGGGCGACTGCCATTGTAAAAATGCTTGCAGACAATTTAGCTGAAAAGGAAATTTTTTGGTGGATGCGCAATGAAGCTGCTATCGAGCATATCAAGAAATTTAGGCATAATCCTAATTATATCAGTTCGGTTGAAATTAAACTGGATGAAGACGATCATATTTCATCTGATATCAATTCTATTATAAAATCTGCCGATTTTGTGATTTTAAACGTTCCGGCGGCATTTTTAAAAACTACGCTATCTTCTATTACTCCAGAAGATTTAAAAGGGAAAAAAATTGTTTCGGCGATAAAAGGTATTGTACCCGAAGATAATCTGATTATCGGTGAATTTATGCACGAAAAATACGACATTCCCTATCACGATATTTTGGTGGTTAGCGGGCCTTGCCATGCCGAAGAGGTGGCATTAGAAAAATTATCTTATCTCACCATTGCCTGTACCAATGTGGAGCAGGCATCAACATTTGCTTCATTTTTAAATACCCGTTACATTAAAACTAATGTTTCGGATGATATTTTCGGGACAGAATATGCAGCAGTCTTAAAAAATATTTATGCCGTTGCCAGTGGCATTTGCCATGGCATAGGTTATGGCGATAATTTCCAGGCGGTATTGATCAGTAATGCCATCCGCGAGATTAAACGTTTCGTTGATATTGTTCATCCTATTACTAGAGATATTATGGAGTCGGCATATCTTGGCGATTTGTTGGTTACCGCGTATTCGCAGTTCAGCCGCAACCGTACGTTTGGTAATATGGTAGGGAAAGGTTACACCGTAAAATCTGCCCAGTTGGAAATGAATATGATTGCCGAGGGATATTATGCTGTGAAATGTATGCATATTAAAAACCAGGCATACAATGTAGATATGCCAATTTGTAAAGCGGTGCATAGCATTATCTACGAAAACCGTTCGCCGCATATCGAAATGAAATTATTAGCCGAGAAGTTAAATTAA